In Cynocephalus volans isolate mCynVol1 chromosome 3, mCynVol1.pri, whole genome shotgun sequence, one DNA window encodes the following:
- the PLEKHH1 gene encoding pleckstrin homology domain-containing family H member 1 isoform X1: MAELKVEMRASVDWQKRCLALETQLFRFRLQASKIRELLADKMQELEQRLLEAEQRAENAETQVGVMEEKVKLSNLKNVDSAGSLHRKYQELLKAMQGKDELISQLEAQLEKQKQMRTEEAKIVQEKAAKIKEWVTLKLAELEMENQHLKSCNQHLVEQVGALQEALEVLRMVPQGAPEQDSVSAGPGAHPVGQNSGPQVQGLKAAMAAPSPGALQSTNSVSKARSPLEDSSSSVIHSAEIAEAKTLQPHPGKEGSPSQLFVKPRTPRHGSASWGAGLDTAQGGMLPGTKTSAREGGPGSSLTLPKVRAPSTPQDSIQVAKRHHSQPQVGPGHFDHVVSIEIGALSALHPSGLLELETRAEFQEEPEKMEMEEPPPAGKKEERESPKAARAVLEEVELRNKPPTPPLHRFPSWESRIYAVATSGMRLSDASPRSNADCSASSPPALGSPGPFSGLVYKNVTVPVYTALKGRATQISTVPFVDESSGSDDDCSSQASFRTSIPCSESRKTSGLGSPRAIKRGVSMSSLSSEGDYAIPPDACSLDSDYSEPEHKLQRTSAYSTDGLGPGGESLEKSGYLLKMGSRVKTWKRRWFVLRQGQIMYYKSPSDVIRKPQGQVDLNSYCQIVRGEGAQTFQLISEKKTYYLTADSPSFLEEWIRALQSLLKVQATGPPALPRGGTKPTVKGWLTKVKHGHSKLVWCALVGKTFYYYRSHEDKRPLGRLPVQDARIEEVDRSCDSDEDYEAGGTGRLLSSHCTLVIHPPEHSPTYLLIGTKHEKDTWLYHLTVAAGGRSAKVGTAYEQLIGKLMDGEGDPDSPLWRHPMLCYSKDGLYTSLTTLPSEALQTEAVKLFKSCQLFINVPVEAASVDYHVSLAQTALQVCLVHPELQSEIYCQLMKQTSCRPPQKYSLMQCWQLLALCAPLFLPQHHFLWYVKQQLQRHADPRSATGQYATYCQRAVERTLQAGEREARPSRMEVVSVLLRNPFHHSLPFSIPVHFTNGTYQVVGFDGSSTVGEFLQRLNQETGMRKSAHSGFALFTDDPSGRDLEHCLQGSVKICDAISKWEQALKELHPGKSEGGTRVVKLMYKNRLYFRSQVKGETERERLLLASQTSEEIVAGRFPVNKELALEMAALMAQVEYGDLEKPILPGPGGTPPAKAQHFLQQVLDRFYPRHYRHGAPPEQLRHLADMLTTKWAALQGCSPPECIRIYLTVARKWPFFGAKLFAAQPAQLSSKENTLVWIAVNEDGISILDHSTMQVHVTYPYSSLMTFGGCRDDFMLVIRSIPDQSSGRGHIEKLIFRMAAPKIAEATFLMASYMNYCSAAVNPSTHPPAAHQPWELDGRQLFASVPCASKGPTLL; encoded by the exons ATGCAGGAGCTGGAGCAGAGGCTGCTGGAGGCGGAGCAGAGAGCAGAAAATGCAGAGACCCAG GTGGGTGTGATGGAAGAGAAGGTAAAACTGTCAAATCTGAAGAATGTGGACTCAGCAGGCAGCCTGCACCGGAAATACCAGGAATTGCTAAAAGCCATGCAGGGCAAAGATGAGCTCATCAGCCAGCTGGAGGCACAGCTGGAGAAGCAG AAGCAGATGAGAACTGAGGAAGCAAAAATTGTTCAAGAAAAAGCTGCAAAGATCAAGGAATGGGTGACTCTAAAGTTAGCAGAG CTTGAGATGGAGAATCAGCACCTGAAAAGCTGTAATCAGCACCTGGTGGAGCAGGTGGGAGCCCTTCAAGAGGCACTGGAAG TTCTTCGGATGGTACCACAGGGAGCCCCAGAGCAGGATTCTGTCTCTGCAGGGCCAGGAGCCCACCCTGTGGGGCAGAACAGTGGTCCCCAGGTCCAGGGTTTGAAAGCAGCTATGGCTGCACCTTCTCCAGGTGCCTTGCAGAGCACCAACTCTGTTTCTAAAGCAAGAAGCCCCTTGGAGGATTCTAGTTCCAGTGTGATCCACTCTGCGGAAATAGCAGAGGCCAAGACCCTTCAACCTCATCCGGGAAAAGAGGGCTCTCCCAGCCAGCTGTTTGTGAAGCCACGCACCCCCAGACACGGGTCAGCTTCCTGGGGTGCGGGCCTGGACACTGCTCAGGGAGGGATGCTTCCTGGGACCAAGACTTCTGCCAGGGAAGGTGGCCCCGGCAGCAGTCTGACCCTACCAAAGGTACGGGCTCCCAGCACCCCCCAGGACAGCATCCAAGTGGCCAAAAGGCACCACAGCCagccccaggtgggccctgggcACTTTGACCACGTGGTGAGCATTGAGATTGGGGCCCTCTCAGCCCTGCACCCCTCTGGCCTTCTTGAGCTGGAGACCAGAGCTGAGTTCCAGGAGGAACCAGAGAAGATGGAGATGGAAGAGCCACCCCCAgcagggaagaaggaggaaagagagagcccAAAGGCTGCCAGAGCTGTGCTGGAAGAAGTGGAGCTTAGGAACAAGCCACCCACACCTCCCCTGCACCGGTTTCCATCCTGG GAGAGCCGGATCTATGCGGTAGCCACTTCAGGCATGCGGCTCTCTGATGCGTCTCCCAGAAGTAATGCTGACTGCAGTG CTTCAAGCCCTCCTGCCCTTGGGTCCCCTGGGCCTTTCTCTGGCCTTGTCTACAAGAATGTCACCGTGCCTGTCTACACAGCACTGAAAGGG AGAGCCACGCAGATCAGCACTGTACCCTTTGTGGACGAGTCTTCTGGGTCTGATGATGACTGCAGCTCTCAGGCCAGTTTCCGAACTTCCATTCCCTGCTCTGAGTCCAGGAAGACCAGCGGACTAGGCAGCCCCCGGGCCATCAAgagag GTGTCTCCATGTCTTCACTGAGCTCCGAGGGTGACTACGCCATCCCCCCAGACGCGTGCTCGCTGGACAGTGACTACTCAGAGCCTGAGCACAAGCTGCAGCGCACCTCAGCCTATTCCACTGATGGGCTGGGCCCAGGCGGG GAGTCACTGGAGAAGTCGGGTTACCTGCTGAAAATGGGGAGCCGGGTGAAGACGTGGAAGAGGCGCTGGTTTGTCCTGAGACAGGGACAGATTATGTACTACAAGTCCCCG AGTGACGTCATACGGAAACCTCAAGGTCAAGTGGATCTGAACTCCTATTGCCAAATTGTTCGAGGGGAAGGTGCACAGACATTCCAG CTTATCTCTGAGAAGAAAACCTACTACTTGACGGCTGACTCGCCCAGCTTCCTAGAGGAGTGGATCCGAGCACTACAGAGCCTGCTGAAGGTGCAGGCCACTGGGCCTCCAGCCCTGCCTCGGGGTGGCACCAAGCCCACTGTGAAGGGCTGGCTGACCAAG GTAAAGCACGGCCACTCCAAGCTGGTCTGGTGTGCTCTGGTTGGGAAAACTTTTTACTACTATCGGAGCCATGAAGACAAG CGACCCCTGGGCCGCCTGCCTGTGCAGGATGCACGCATAGAGGAAGTAGATCGATCCTGTGACTCGGATGAGGACTATGAGGCTGGAGGAACAGGACGATTGCTCTCCTCCCACTGCACGCTGGTGATCCACCCCCCAGAGCACAGCCCTACCTACCTCCTCATTGGCACCAAGCATGAAAAG GATACGTGGCTTTACCACCTCACAGTGGCTGCAGGTGGCAGAAGTGCCAAGGTGGGCACTGCCTATGAGCAGCTCATTGGAAAACTGATGGATGGTGAGGGAGACCCAG ATTCCCCGCTCTGGAGGCACCCCATGCTGTGCTACAGCAAAGACGGGCTGTACACCTCCCTCACCACCCTGCCCTCCGAGGCCCTGCAGACAGAGGCTGTCAAGCTCTTCAAG TCCTGCCAGCTGTTCATCAACGTGCCAGTGGAAGCCGCCTCGGTGGACTACCATGTGTCCCTGGCCCAGACGGCACTACAGGTCTGCCTAGTTCACCCCGAGCTGCAGAGTGAGATCTACTGCCAACTCATGAAGCAAACCAGCTGCCGCCCACCTCAAAAGTACTCCCTCATGCAG TGCTGGCAGCTCCTGGCTCTGTGTGCCCCACTCTTCCTGCCTCAGCATCACTTCCTCTGGTATGTCAAACAGCAGCTCCAACGCCATGCAGATCCCAG AAGTGCGACTGGCCAGTATGCCACCTACTGCCAGCGGGCAGTGGAGCGGACCCTGCAGGCTGGGGAGCGGGAAGCAAGGCCGTCCCGCATGGAAGTGGTGTCTGTCTTGCTGCGTAACCCCTTCCACCACTCCCTGCCCTTCAGCATCCCTGTGCATTTCACCAACGGGACTTACCAG GTGGTTGGATTTGATGGCTCCTCAACAGTTGGTGAGTTCCTCCAGCGGTTGAACCAAGAGACAGGCATGAGGAAGTCAGCTCACTCTGGCTTTGCCCTCTTCACGGATGATCCTTCTGGCAGGGACCTGGAACACTGCCTGCAGGGGAGTGTCAAG ATCTGCGATGCCATTTCCAAGTGGGAACAAGCCCTGAAGGAGCTCCACCCCGGAAAGTCTGAGGGAGGGACGCGTGTCGTGAAGCTGATGTACAAGAACAG GCTGTACTTTCGGAGTCAAGTCAAAGGGGAGACGGAGAGAGAACGGCTGCTCCTCGCCTCCCAAACTAGTGAAGAAATAGTGGCAGGGAGGTTTCCTGTCAACAAGGAACTGGCTCTTGAGATGGCCGCTCTGATGGCTCAG GTAGAATATGGGGACTTGGAGAAGCCTATCCTGCCAGGCCCTGGGGGCACACCCCCTGCCAAGGCCCAGCATTTCCTCCAGCAGGTCCTAGACAGGTTCTACCCAAGGCACTACAGACATGGGGCGCCCCCAGAACAGCTGAG GCACCTGGCAGATATGCTGACCACAAAGTGGGCAGCACTACAAGGCTGCTCCCCTCCCGAGTGCATCCGCATCTACCTGACTGTAGCCCGGAAATGGCCTTTCTTTGGTGCTAAGCTCTTTGCTGCTCAG cCTGCCCAGCTGTCTTCCAAGGAGAACACTCTGGTGTGGATTGCTGTGAATGAGGATGGCATCAGCATCCTGGACCACAGCACCATG CAAGTGCACGTCACTTACCCCTACTCTTCATTGATGACCTTTGGTGGCTGCAGGGATGACTTCATGCTTGTGATTAGATCCATTCCAGACCAGAGCTCTGGAAGAGGCCACATTGAGAAGTTGATCTTCCGGATGGCTGCTCCCAAG ATTGCAGAAGCCACCTTCCTCATGGCCAGCTACATGAACTATTGCTCAGCAGCTGTGaacccatccactcacccaccagCAGCCCACCAGCCATGGGAACTAGACGGACGGCAGCTCTTTGCTTCGGTTCCCTGTGCTAGCAAAGGACCAACATTGCTATGA
- the PLEKHH1 gene encoding pleckstrin homology domain-containing family H member 1 isoform X3 produces MAELKVEMRASVDWQKRCLALETQLFRFRLQASKIRELLADKMQELEQRLLEAEQRAENAETQVGVMEEKVKLSNLKNVDSAGSLHRKYQELLKAMQGKDELISQLEAQLEKQKQMRTEEAKIVQEKAAKIKEWVTLKLAELEMENQHLKSCNQHLVEQVGALQEALEVLRMVPQGAPEQDSVSAGPGAHPVGQNSGPQVQGLKAAMAAPSPGALQSTNSVSKARSPLEDSSSSVIHSAEIAEAKTLQPHPGKEGSPSQLFVKPRTPRHGSASWGAGLDTAQGGMLPGTKTSAREGGPGSSLTLPKVRAPSTPQDSIQVAKRHHSQPQVGPGHFDHVVSIEIGALSALHPSGLLELETRAEFQEEPEKMEMEEPPPAGKKEERESPKAARAVLEEVELRNKPPTPPLHRFPSWESRIYAVATSGMRLSDASPRSNADCSASSPPALGSPGPFSGLVYKNVTVPVYTALKGRATQISTVPFVDESSGSDDDCSSQASFRTSIPCSESRKTSGLGSPRAIKRGVSMSSLSSEGDYAIPPDACSLDSDYSEPEHKLQRTSAYSTDGLGPGGESLEKSGYLLKMGSRVKTWKRRWFVLRQGQIMYYKSPSDVIRKPQGQVDLNSYCQIVRGEGAQTFQLISEKKTYYLTADSPSFLEEWIRALQSLLKVQATGPPALPRGGTKPTVKGWLTKVKHGHSKLVWCALVGKTFYYYRSHEDKRPLGRLPVQDARIEEVDRSCDSDEDYEAGGTGRLLSSHCTLVIHPPEHSPTYLLIGTKHEKDTWLYHLTVAAGGRSAKVGTAYEQLIGKLMDGEGDPDSPLWRHPMLCYSKDGLYTSLTTLPSEALQTEAVKLFKSCQLFINVPVEAASVDYHVSLAQTALQVCLVHPELQSEIYCQLMKQTSCRPPQKYSLMQCWQLLALCAPLFLPQHHFLWYVKQQLQRHADPRSATGQYATYCQRAVERTLQAGEREARPSRMEVVSVLLRNPFHHSLPFSIPVHFTNGTYQVVGFDGSSTVGEFLQRLNQETGMRKSAHSGFALFTDDPSGRDLEHCLQGSVKICDAISKWEQALKELHPGKSEGGTRVVKLMYKNRLYFRSQVKGETERERLLLASQTSEEIVAGRFPVNKELALEMAALMAQAPGRYADHKVGSTTRLLPSRVHPHLPDCSPEMAFLWC; encoded by the exons ATGCAGGAGCTGGAGCAGAGGCTGCTGGAGGCGGAGCAGAGAGCAGAAAATGCAGAGACCCAG GTGGGTGTGATGGAAGAGAAGGTAAAACTGTCAAATCTGAAGAATGTGGACTCAGCAGGCAGCCTGCACCGGAAATACCAGGAATTGCTAAAAGCCATGCAGGGCAAAGATGAGCTCATCAGCCAGCTGGAGGCACAGCTGGAGAAGCAG AAGCAGATGAGAACTGAGGAAGCAAAAATTGTTCAAGAAAAAGCTGCAAAGATCAAGGAATGGGTGACTCTAAAGTTAGCAGAG CTTGAGATGGAGAATCAGCACCTGAAAAGCTGTAATCAGCACCTGGTGGAGCAGGTGGGAGCCCTTCAAGAGGCACTGGAAG TTCTTCGGATGGTACCACAGGGAGCCCCAGAGCAGGATTCTGTCTCTGCAGGGCCAGGAGCCCACCCTGTGGGGCAGAACAGTGGTCCCCAGGTCCAGGGTTTGAAAGCAGCTATGGCTGCACCTTCTCCAGGTGCCTTGCAGAGCACCAACTCTGTTTCTAAAGCAAGAAGCCCCTTGGAGGATTCTAGTTCCAGTGTGATCCACTCTGCGGAAATAGCAGAGGCCAAGACCCTTCAACCTCATCCGGGAAAAGAGGGCTCTCCCAGCCAGCTGTTTGTGAAGCCACGCACCCCCAGACACGGGTCAGCTTCCTGGGGTGCGGGCCTGGACACTGCTCAGGGAGGGATGCTTCCTGGGACCAAGACTTCTGCCAGGGAAGGTGGCCCCGGCAGCAGTCTGACCCTACCAAAGGTACGGGCTCCCAGCACCCCCCAGGACAGCATCCAAGTGGCCAAAAGGCACCACAGCCagccccaggtgggccctgggcACTTTGACCACGTGGTGAGCATTGAGATTGGGGCCCTCTCAGCCCTGCACCCCTCTGGCCTTCTTGAGCTGGAGACCAGAGCTGAGTTCCAGGAGGAACCAGAGAAGATGGAGATGGAAGAGCCACCCCCAgcagggaagaaggaggaaagagagagcccAAAGGCTGCCAGAGCTGTGCTGGAAGAAGTGGAGCTTAGGAACAAGCCACCCACACCTCCCCTGCACCGGTTTCCATCCTGG GAGAGCCGGATCTATGCGGTAGCCACTTCAGGCATGCGGCTCTCTGATGCGTCTCCCAGAAGTAATGCTGACTGCAGTG CTTCAAGCCCTCCTGCCCTTGGGTCCCCTGGGCCTTTCTCTGGCCTTGTCTACAAGAATGTCACCGTGCCTGTCTACACAGCACTGAAAGGG AGAGCCACGCAGATCAGCACTGTACCCTTTGTGGACGAGTCTTCTGGGTCTGATGATGACTGCAGCTCTCAGGCCAGTTTCCGAACTTCCATTCCCTGCTCTGAGTCCAGGAAGACCAGCGGACTAGGCAGCCCCCGGGCCATCAAgagag GTGTCTCCATGTCTTCACTGAGCTCCGAGGGTGACTACGCCATCCCCCCAGACGCGTGCTCGCTGGACAGTGACTACTCAGAGCCTGAGCACAAGCTGCAGCGCACCTCAGCCTATTCCACTGATGGGCTGGGCCCAGGCGGG GAGTCACTGGAGAAGTCGGGTTACCTGCTGAAAATGGGGAGCCGGGTGAAGACGTGGAAGAGGCGCTGGTTTGTCCTGAGACAGGGACAGATTATGTACTACAAGTCCCCG AGTGACGTCATACGGAAACCTCAAGGTCAAGTGGATCTGAACTCCTATTGCCAAATTGTTCGAGGGGAAGGTGCACAGACATTCCAG CTTATCTCTGAGAAGAAAACCTACTACTTGACGGCTGACTCGCCCAGCTTCCTAGAGGAGTGGATCCGAGCACTACAGAGCCTGCTGAAGGTGCAGGCCACTGGGCCTCCAGCCCTGCCTCGGGGTGGCACCAAGCCCACTGTGAAGGGCTGGCTGACCAAG GTAAAGCACGGCCACTCCAAGCTGGTCTGGTGTGCTCTGGTTGGGAAAACTTTTTACTACTATCGGAGCCATGAAGACAAG CGACCCCTGGGCCGCCTGCCTGTGCAGGATGCACGCATAGAGGAAGTAGATCGATCCTGTGACTCGGATGAGGACTATGAGGCTGGAGGAACAGGACGATTGCTCTCCTCCCACTGCACGCTGGTGATCCACCCCCCAGAGCACAGCCCTACCTACCTCCTCATTGGCACCAAGCATGAAAAG GATACGTGGCTTTACCACCTCACAGTGGCTGCAGGTGGCAGAAGTGCCAAGGTGGGCACTGCCTATGAGCAGCTCATTGGAAAACTGATGGATGGTGAGGGAGACCCAG ATTCCCCGCTCTGGAGGCACCCCATGCTGTGCTACAGCAAAGACGGGCTGTACACCTCCCTCACCACCCTGCCCTCCGAGGCCCTGCAGACAGAGGCTGTCAAGCTCTTCAAG TCCTGCCAGCTGTTCATCAACGTGCCAGTGGAAGCCGCCTCGGTGGACTACCATGTGTCCCTGGCCCAGACGGCACTACAGGTCTGCCTAGTTCACCCCGAGCTGCAGAGTGAGATCTACTGCCAACTCATGAAGCAAACCAGCTGCCGCCCACCTCAAAAGTACTCCCTCATGCAG TGCTGGCAGCTCCTGGCTCTGTGTGCCCCACTCTTCCTGCCTCAGCATCACTTCCTCTGGTATGTCAAACAGCAGCTCCAACGCCATGCAGATCCCAG AAGTGCGACTGGCCAGTATGCCACCTACTGCCAGCGGGCAGTGGAGCGGACCCTGCAGGCTGGGGAGCGGGAAGCAAGGCCGTCCCGCATGGAAGTGGTGTCTGTCTTGCTGCGTAACCCCTTCCACCACTCCCTGCCCTTCAGCATCCCTGTGCATTTCACCAACGGGACTTACCAG GTGGTTGGATTTGATGGCTCCTCAACAGTTGGTGAGTTCCTCCAGCGGTTGAACCAAGAGACAGGCATGAGGAAGTCAGCTCACTCTGGCTTTGCCCTCTTCACGGATGATCCTTCTGGCAGGGACCTGGAACACTGCCTGCAGGGGAGTGTCAAG ATCTGCGATGCCATTTCCAAGTGGGAACAAGCCCTGAAGGAGCTCCACCCCGGAAAGTCTGAGGGAGGGACGCGTGTCGTGAAGCTGATGTACAAGAACAG GCTGTACTTTCGGAGTCAAGTCAAAGGGGAGACGGAGAGAGAACGGCTGCTCCTCGCCTCCCAAACTAGTGAAGAAATAGTGGCAGGGAGGTTTCCTGTCAACAAGGAACTGGCTCTTGAGATGGCCGCTCTGATGGCTCAG GCACCTGGCAGATATGCTGACCACAAAGTGGGCAGCACTACAAGGCTGCTCCCCTCCCGAGTGCATCCGCATCTACCTGACTGTAGCCCGGAAATGGCCTTTCTTTGGTGCTAA